One genomic window of Acidobacteriota bacterium includes the following:
- a CDS encoding acyltransferase, producing MERVSEIDGLRALAALSVFVHHVFGFPAIVRITGAGWIGVDLFFVISGYLITTILLEMRDDPHYFKNFYMRRTLRIFPPYYAFFLICISCAALAGSYHFSWRLWGALAFYGTSLVATLPWFPGAFARLPDPARAIEVTWSLSIEELFYLLWAPAVRFIKREHLGILLFAIILLAPAVRYYVHTPGNRTEYYFFPARMDSLAFGALFAVYRGRFRMPAKLGYLFGIGMVSSSLMLLFVADPQRNPWFSVCGYTVIAFTMTLALAYVLDRSGGNTFVCRILRSRALLKLGTVSYMFYLLHLFVIKVFRTVFADILVSHWALNRILQVTGSFAVTYILAALSWRYFESPILRLKSKFVSGTANRIQPLPVTDQQRESLETV from the coding sequence ATGGAAAGAGTCTCTGAGATAGACGGCCTGCGTGCCCTGGCGGCTCTTTCCGTCTTCGTGCATCACGTCTTCGGCTTTCCTGCCATTGTGAGAATTACCGGTGCAGGCTGGATCGGCGTAGACCTGTTTTTCGTGATCTCGGGCTATCTGATTACCACGATCCTGCTTGAAATGCGCGATGATCCCCACTACTTCAAGAATTTCTACATGCGGCGTACGCTGCGCATCTTTCCGCCCTACTACGCCTTTTTCTTGATTTGTATCTCTTGCGCGGCGTTGGCAGGCAGCTACCATTTTTCCTGGCGGCTGTGGGGAGCATTGGCATTTTATGGAACGAGTCTGGTCGCGACGCTACCTTGGTTCCCGGGAGCTTTTGCAAGGCTGCCTGATCCGGCGCGCGCCATCGAAGTCACTTGGTCGCTTTCCATCGAGGAGTTGTTTTATCTGCTGTGGGCGCCGGCTGTCCGTTTCATAAAGAGAGAGCATTTGGGTATTTTGCTATTCGCGATTATCCTGCTTGCCCCTGCCGTCAGATACTATGTGCATACCCCGGGTAACCGGACCGAATACTATTTTTTCCCCGCCAGAATGGACTCCCTTGCCTTCGGTGCTCTTTTCGCCGTGTACCGCGGCCGGTTCCGCATGCCTGCAAAGTTGGGATATTTATTTGGCATAGGGATGGTTTCATCTTCCCTGATGTTGCTTTTTGTCGCTGACCCACAACGCAACCCTTGGTTCTCCGTTTGCGGCTACACCGTGATCGCATTCACAATGACTCTGGCGCTTGCTTACGTGCTGGATCGCTCGGGCGGAAACACTTTTGTTTGCAGGATACTTCGGTCACGAGCACTGCTGAAGTTGGGAACCGTGAGCTATATGTTCTACCTGCTGCATTTGTTCGTGATTAAAGTTTTCCGGACCGTGTTTGCAGATATTCTAGTGAGTCACTGGGCGTTGAACCGGATTCTGCAGGTAACGGGAAGTTTCGCTGTGACCTATATTCTCGCCGCGCTTTCCTGGAGATATTTCGAGTCGCCCATCCTGCGCTTGAAATCGAAATTTGTTTCCGGGACAGCAAATCGAATCCAGCCTTTGCCGGTGACTGATCAACAGCGCGAGTCGCTCGAAACAGTCTGA
- the ilvC gene encoding ketol-acid reductoisomerase, whose amino-acid sequence MATVFYQNDANPSALKGKTIAVFGYGSQGHAQAQNLRDSGYDVIIGLDPERGSAKQARADGMTVLAPAEAAKRADYIQILTPDETQADFYESAIKPHLTKGKILGFSHGFSIHFKAIDPPKDVDVVMIAPKGPGHLVRRVYAQGGGVPALLAIHQDASGRAHEYALCYGHGIGSTRAGVLQTTFKEETESDLFGEQSVLCGGLTSLMQAGFETLVEAGYAPEIAYFECVHEMKLIVDLIYEGGFSRMRYSISNTAEYGDLTRGGIVVDDAAKIRMKGILARIQDGTFAEEWLAENKAGGKKFAALREKAKQHPIEKVGEQLRAMMSWLPAEKKKGTEAEKTPAPAAVNA is encoded by the coding sequence GTGGCCACAGTTTTCTATCAGAACGACGCCAACCCTTCCGCCCTCAAAGGCAAAACCATTGCTGTCTTCGGCTACGGATCCCAGGGACATGCCCAGGCGCAGAACCTGCGCGACAGCGGATATGACGTCATCATCGGCCTCGATCCCGAGCGCGGTTCCGCCAAGCAGGCGCGTGCCGACGGCATGACCGTCCTCGCTCCCGCCGAGGCGGCTAAGCGCGCCGACTACATTCAGATTCTCACTCCCGACGAGACCCAGGCTGACTTCTACGAGTCCGCGATCAAGCCGCACCTCACCAAGGGAAAGATCCTCGGCTTCTCGCACGGCTTCAGTATTCATTTCAAGGCGATCGATCCTCCGAAAGACGTGGACGTCGTCATGATCGCGCCCAAGGGCCCCGGCCACCTCGTCCGCCGCGTCTATGCGCAGGGTGGAGGCGTGCCCGCGCTGCTAGCCATTCATCAGGACGCCAGCGGCCGCGCTCACGAATACGCGCTCTGCTACGGCCACGGCATCGGATCGACGCGCGCCGGCGTGCTGCAAACGACTTTCAAAGAAGAAACCGAAAGCGATCTGTTTGGCGAGCAATCGGTTCTCTGCGGCGGATTGACTTCGCTGATGCAAGCGGGCTTCGAGACGCTCGTAGAAGCCGGGTACGCTCCGGAGATCGCCTACTTCGAGTGCGTTCACGAAATGAAGCTCATTGTTGACCTGATTTACGAAGGCGGTTTCAGCCGCATGCGCTATTCGATCTCGAACACCGCCGAGTATGGCGATCTGACGCGCGGTGGAATCGTCGTCGACGATGCTGCGAAAATTCGAATGAAGGGAATCCTCGCCCGCATCCAGGACGGCACCTTCGCCGAAGAGTGGCTCGCCGAAAACAAAGCTGGCGGCAAGAAATTCGCCGCGCTCCGCGAGAAAGCAAAGCAGCACCCCATCGAAAAAGTGGGCGAGCAACTGCGCGCCATGATGTCATGGCTGCCCGCGGAAAAGAAGAAAGGTACGGAAGCGGAGAAAACTCCAGCGCCCGCGGCCGTCAACGCGTAA
- a CDS encoding M20/M25/M40 family metallo-hydrolase: MTERNMDRRTFVWGVTATAAALTSAQLSFAASSDLDPIFKEVEKRHDESVKRLQTWIRQPSIAAENREVNEGCELTMQMLRDAGFQSVNKVPTDGQPGIFATLDAGAPKTLGVYFMYDVKQVNPAEWSSPPWDAALVDKPGVGKVVVGRGAVNQKGPEATFLAALHAIRGAGRKLPVNLVLVAEGEEEIGSPHFAQIVRRPEVIAALKKSEGIFLPDAAQDLDGSIVMDLGAKGVVELELVSSGEKWGRGPAADLHSSEKARVDSPAWHLVKALNTLVSADGNTPAVPGFADKARPLSAAEKAMIEVAAKRMNEETDMKQMGVKHWIGDVGYRESLEMLMSRPTINIEGLVGGYTGQGGKTILPHRAVAKIDLRLVPDMTALEALASLKAHLAKQGFGDIEVNMTGGYDPNSTSADAPIIKKELETYRRAGIDPIVMPRSAGSWPGYVFTGAPLNLPAGGFGLGHGNGAHAPNEYFLIESSNPKVQGMDGAVRSYVEFLYAMAG; encoded by the coding sequence ATGACTGAACGCAATATGGACCGACGAACTTTTGTATGGGGTGTAACCGCTACCGCCGCTGCGTTGACTTCCGCTCAACTAAGTTTTGCTGCCTCGTCCGACCTGGATCCGATCTTCAAGGAAGTCGAGAAGCGTCATGATGAATCCGTGAAACGCCTGCAGACATGGATCCGCCAGCCATCGATTGCCGCGGAGAATCGCGAGGTCAACGAAGGTTGCGAGCTGACCATGCAGATGCTGCGCGATGCCGGATTCCAGTCCGTTAACAAAGTTCCTACCGACGGACAACCCGGTATTTTTGCCACGCTCGACGCGGGCGCTCCCAAAACGCTCGGCGTTTATTTCATGTATGACGTGAAGCAGGTGAATCCCGCGGAATGGTCGTCACCGCCGTGGGATGCGGCCTTGGTCGATAAGCCCGGGGTGGGCAAAGTTGTTGTCGGACGCGGCGCGGTCAACCAGAAGGGGCCGGAAGCTACATTCCTCGCGGCCTTGCATGCCATTCGCGGCGCGGGACGAAAGCTGCCCGTCAACCTGGTGCTGGTTGCCGAGGGAGAAGAAGAAATCGGTTCACCGCACTTTGCGCAAATCGTACGCCGTCCGGAAGTGATTGCAGCACTCAAGAAATCAGAAGGAATCTTCCTCCCCGACGCGGCGCAGGATCTCGATGGCAGCATCGTCATGGACCTGGGCGCAAAAGGCGTCGTGGAACTGGAACTGGTCTCGAGCGGCGAGAAGTGGGGACGCGGGCCGGCGGCTGATCTACACTCCAGCGAAAAGGCTCGCGTGGATAGTCCTGCATGGCACCTGGTGAAGGCGCTCAATACGCTGGTGTCGGCGGATGGCAACACGCCGGCGGTTCCGGGATTCGCCGACAAAGCGCGGCCGCTCTCCGCAGCCGAAAAAGCGATGATCGAAGTTGCAGCCAAGCGCATGAACGAAGAAACCGACATGAAGCAGATGGGAGTGAAGCATTGGATCGGCGACGTCGGCTATCGCGAATCGCTTGAGATGCTGATGTCGCGGCCCACCATCAACATCGAAGGGCTGGTCGGCGGTTACACCGGACAGGGCGGCAAGACGATTCTTCCGCACCGAGCGGTGGCGAAGATCGATCTGCGCCTGGTGCCGGACATGACCGCCCTCGAAGCGCTGGCTTCGTTGAAAGCCCATCTTGCGAAGCAGGGATTCGGCGACATCGAAGTCAACATGACAGGCGGATACGATCCGAACAGCACGTCGGCCGACGCACCGATCATCAAGAAAGAACTGGAAACCTATCGGCGCGCCGGAATCGATCCGATCGTCATGCCGCGCAGCGCCGGATCATGGCCAGGCTACGTTTTCACCGGCGCCCCCTTGAACCTCCCGGCAGGCGGCTTCGGATTGGGC